A stretch of DNA from Aspergillus flavus chromosome 3, complete sequence:
AATGAGGTCGACTCCCATGACCTTGGAAACGAATGGGAAGGAACGAGAAGCTCTGACGTTACATTCGATGACCTTGATATCATTGTCCTTTGCGATGAATTGGATGTTGTAAGGACCAGTGACATTAAGGGCATTACCGATCTTCCTAGTAGCCTCCTCGATGCGCCGGACGGTCTCCGGGTCCAGATCCTGGGGGGGCAAGATCAATGTGGCGTCACCCGAGTGGACACCAGCATTCTCGACGTGCTCGGAGATAAAATGTCCAACCATGGTACCGTTAAGTGCCACAGCGTCCATCTCAATCTCCTTGGCATTCTCAATGTACTTGGTGATAACAACAGGATGCTCGCGCGAAACCTCAGCGGCTTGGTTAAGATAGCTAGCAAGATCATGCTCAGAGTAGACAGTGTTCATGGCAGCTCCTGAAAGCACATAGGAGGGTCGGACAAGCACAGGGTAGCCAACTTTGTCGCAGAAGCCGGTTGCTTCCTCGATGCTAGTAAGCTCCTTCCACGCCGGCTGATCGACACCGATACGGTCGAGCATACGCGAGAACTTGTATCTGTTCTCAGCTCCGTCGATCATCTCAGGAGAGGTTCCGAGAATGCGGACATTGAGACGGTGGAGAGGCAGGGCGATGTTGTTTGGAGTCTGACCACCCATGGACATGATAACACCGCTGGAGGATTCCAACTGGTAGATATCCAAGACAGTCTCCAAGTTAATGTTCTCAAAGTACAAGCGATCGGCCTCGTCATAATCTGTACTAACGGTTTCAGGGTTATAGTTGACCATGACGGTTTTGTAGCCCTGTTCACGGAGCGTACGGATAGTACGGACAGAGCACCAGTCGAACTCGACGGAGGAACCAATTCTGTAAACACCAGATCCCAAGACCATGATACCCTTATCGTCGAAGGCAACGTCATGCTCAGAGGCATTGTAAGTAAGATACAGATAGTTCGTTACCGAGGGGAACTCAGCAGCAACGGTATCAATCTGCTTGACAATAGGGATAATGCCAGCTTCAACACGCATGCGACGGATGGCTAGCTCGTTGGAGCTAAGGAACTTGGCAAGTTGACGATCGGAGAAACCCAGCTGCTTGGCCTGTCGAATAAGAGGTCTGGGAACAGTGGTGGCATTATGAGTAGACATAAGCTTGCTAAAGTCACTGAGACCCTTAAGTCTGCTAAGGAACCACTTATCGATCTGGGTTAATTTCCAGATGTCATCGACGCTATATCCAGCGGCCATTGCATTGGCGATGGCGAACAAACGTTGATCGGATGGAGTTTGCAGTTCGCCCTTGATGGACATAAGTGCACTGGTCTCGTTGAAACCAAGATTGTGGAAATCAACGGAACGAATGGCCTTCTGAATCGCTTCCTCGAAGGTTCGTCCAATGCTCATGACTTCACCAACACTCTTCATAGAGGAGCCAAGCTGAGTAGACACACGAGTGAACTTCTTAAGATCCCAGCGGGGAATCTTCACAACGCAGTAGTCAAGGGAAGGCTCGAAGCAAGCGCAAGTGACCTTGGTAACAGAGTTCTTGATCTCATTTAGAGGAATGCCCAAACCAAGCTTGGCCGCAATGAAAGCAAGAGGATAACCAGTAGCCTTTGAAGCAAGAGCAGAGGATCTTGACAGACGAGCATTCACTTCAATGATGCAGTACTCCTTCGAGAATGGGTTGAGCGCATATTGGATATTGCACTCTCCAACAACGCCAAGATGACGGATAACATTGACAGCGGTTGTACGCAGCATGTTGTAATCCTCATCAGAGAGAGTCTGCGACGGTGCAACAACAATGGAGTCACCGGTATGGATACCGAGAGGATCGAAGTTTTCCATGTTACAAACGGTGATACAGTTGTCTCTGGCGTCACGGACAACCTCGTACTCGATTTCCTTCCAGCCCTTCATACTCTTCTCAATCAAGACCTGGGGACTGGCGGCAAACGCCTTTGTGCAAAGGtccttcagctcctccatgTTATTGGCGAAACCACTGCCGAGACCTCCGAGAGCGTAAGCAGCACGGACGATGACAGGAAATTTGATATCTTCCACGACTCGGAGGGCCTCCTCGAGGTTGGATGCCGAAGCCGACTTGGCACATTTCTCGTTAATCGAGTCCATGCTACGAGCAAAGAGCTCACGATCCTCAGTGGTGATGATAGTATCGATTGGTGTACCCAGAACCTTGACACCAAGGGACTCAAACTCGTCCTTGAGCTGGATACCGACTTGCAGCGCGGTCTGGCCACCAAAAGTGACGTAGATGGCATCGGGCCGCTCGTGCTTGATAACCTTTCGCACGAAGTCCGCATTCACAGGAAGGAAATACACCTTGTCCGCCAATCCCTTGGAGGTCTGAATGGTGGCAATGTTCGGGTTAATCAGGACAGTGTAgattccctcttccttcaagGCCTTGATAGCCTGACTTCCGGAGTAATCGAATTCTCCAGCTTGACCAATGCTAAGACCACCGCTTCCCAAAATCAAAACCTTCTTGACGGAGACACGAGGAGAGGCTTTGATGTTCTCTTCCATGGTACCACCTGGGAAGGTAACGGGGTTGTTGATAGCTTCTGGGGATGTCAGAGTATCcttgatgctgttgatgaaCACATCGAAGAGATACTCGGTATCCCTAGGACCAGGAGTGCTCTCGGGGTGGAACTGGACACTGAAGAACGGACGGCTGGTGTGCCGGATACCTTCGTTACTGCCATCATTGGCATTCACAAACAGCTCCTCCCAGTCCTCGGGGAGGCTTGTGGAATCGACGGCATAACCGTGGTTCTGAGAGGTGATGTGACACTTGCCGGTCACCATGCTCGTGCAAGGGATATTGTGACCACGGTTACcgaacttcatcttcaaggTCTGAGCACCGACAGAGCGGGCAATCAACTGATGACCCAGACAGATACCGAACACAGGTGTCCGTGCCTCCTTGAGGGTCTTTGACAGGTTGTTAACCGTAGTGGTCAGTGTGGCAGGGTCACCAGGACCGTTGGAGACAAAGAGACCATCGTAGTCCTTGCCGGCAAGGGTGGGGAAGTCATAGTCCCAAGGGACGACCAAGACTTCAACGCCCCGAGCAAGCAGGCAGCGCAGCTGGTTGAATTTCAGACCAACGTCCAAGCACAGAACGCGAACCGGACGACCAGAAGGATGTTTGAGAGCAACATCCTCaggaggggagaaaagaCGTGGTTCCCGAATGGAGACTAATAAGGACCCAGTCAGATAAAGGCTACTCGTAAAAAAATCACTTACTCCAAAGCAGGTGGCTTACCTTCGCTCACGAGGTTCTTCTTATTCGGGTCAACCCACTCAGTCTGCTCGAAGTACGACCTCCAGCTGTCCTTGTCCACTGGAGCCTCCTCCAATGTTTCATCGGACTTCTGGAGCAGCATGCGGCCAAGCATGCTACCCTTCTGACGGATGCGCTTTGTCAGAGCACGGGTGTCGACTCCGTGCATGGCAGGAACACCCTGTTCCTTGAGCCATTGTCCTAGGGAGGACTCAGCAAGGAAGTGTGAGTAGTCCTCTCCGGCGTAGGTGGCAACGACGAGTGCCGCAATGTGAATCTCGGTAGACTCAAAGTATTTTGGTAATGTCTTCAACAACTCGTCCATGGTCTCCCGAGAGGGAACACCATAGTTGCCCACCAAGGGGAAAGTGACGACCAGGATCTGGCCACGATAGGAGGGGTCAGTCACTGACTCCGGGTAACCTACCATGCCAGTCTGGAAAACCAGCTCTCCTGCCACGCTCTTCTCAGCGCCAAAGCTGTAACCCTGGTAGACAGTGCCATCCTCGAGCTCGAGAGCGAACAGCTTCCCGCTGCCGCCACGTACTCGAGACGAGGCGGGGGGGATCACAGCGCCACTGGTGAGATCCATTGAGGGAAGTGGTTGCAATTCCTTATTGATCTGATTGTAAGATACAGCTCCTCCAGTCAAAGGACTCGAAGGGAGTGCGACCTCCTCGTGACCGGCGGAGTGTGGCATTGGGGGAAACTGTGTGGGGGTGGGCgtggaggggaaaaaaggtCCTCTCGGGGACAGTATGACAAGGGTATTCACTCTACCGTAGCATCAGCAGCCTCCAAGACTCCTATGAAAAATTGAGAGAGCGGGAGGGAGAGGGGTCTTTTTTGCTGCTTCAGCACGAGAGGAGGAAtatagaaagagaagaaagaaatctcGTCGACGGGGATGGTcgtataaaataaaattttgTGTTCGGCGGGCTGAGGGAGCTTTCTCATTGGATCAACCAGCTTACCGATCCGGAGATCACTGCAGATTCTGCCGGGATAGACCGCCCTATtgaaaaaatttttttactGCATGCAAACTCTTTGGCCTTCTCTACCCTTCCTTTGTTTGATAATGCCAATGCTTGTAGTAATCAGTAATAAACTGGTCAATTTCTCGAGTAGTAATTTCTGCACTATAtaaccaaaaaaaaatttgcTCTTAAACCATAAAACTAGGACAATGGAGGTTGTTGTTTTAAGGTGATTCGACTAAAATTACCCACTGGGCAtaagaatagtatattaatcGAAAAAATTGATTGATGCGTTTAGGGTCGTGCATTGCTGCAGTTTAAATTCCTTCTTAGTAATAGGTCATGAAGGGACCCCGTCCGGTTGCGGCCCTTTTGAACTCCGTGAGTCGgcaggaaggaaaagctcAGTTTTCGAACGCCACCACCGTGCGGCGTGCACACAATGACAAAATGGAGGGGTCTCGCCACCCCGATCGACAAAACGACACTGCAGGCGGTGAGCAGCGAACTAGCATCCCTGTTTTTCTTGCCCGCCAAGACGCTTCCATGGTCCGTGTTGCTGAAAGCTTCAGCCCTCTGGAATCCAATTAAATCCCATGACAGTCATCTCAACGAcggaaatttttttttcttgacaAGCAGGTACTTCTCGGcttctacggagtactttaTACTAAATATTGATTCATAACAAAAAACCGGTTTTAAATCTTGTATCACCTTTGTATCTATTGTCATGATTATTACTCTCAATTTGCCCCCCTCCCCGAGCAATTGATTTACACTCCGCTACGTATGTGATTATGGTTATGTtttagagaaatatatatgtttgttttcttgcgCTTCTACTTGCATTCCTAGACCAGCTTTATCCATGGATCCTTTGACAGTCAAAACTATGGAAGATTTGAAACCTCTTCTTACTTACATGATCCACTAGAACAATAGTATTCATAGTTCAAACATGAGAATAAGCTTCCACACTTGATCATTCTAGATTTGCACCGCGACCATATCGTATCCCGAGGTCAGCCACTCTCCCGCCGCGCAGTTTTTGATAGGGTGTGCAACTGATCGGTTATCAACTTATGGGTCagctgggaaagaaaagttaaaGTAAGGGCACTAAAATTAAATCGCGTTGCGGCAAAAGTTTCGGGGATGCGCCGCGTCTTGAGCGatctttcccctctccacTACGACTATTTCTGCCATGCAGGCGCATGTGAACTGCGTCAATTGTCCCAGCAAATAATTGCCCTGGCttgtttttaatttctatatccCTTCCCTGGTTGATCAGGAATATCCCCTCTTGGATCACGCGAACCTCCCTAGAGTGCTGATAAAACACCCCATGGTGTTATATCTTATCTAGTGCTAGGTTCGCGTCGTCGTTTCATCTTCCGTCTCCCCAGGATCATGCATTAACCACACCACCAGTTTCTTTCAAGGTTGGGGAACACAGGGCCTTTCCCACCAtgcttgcttctcttcttcgcccaAAGAAACGTCGAGTGTACGCAGAACGCTCTCCATTTTCATCGCCCTATACGACCCGGGATTTGCCATGGCCGTTCCTTCAGCGTGGCTCCGAAGAAGCGCAATATGAGGAGATTCGGGggaatgatgatgctgatgaggacgtcgatgatggtgaagaggatgaaagtgGGGACGAAGACGATGGTCCTTTCGAGTCCAGTCCCCTTCTGCCcatcttctcagcctctCACTTAGGTATTTATCATTTGTACCCTCCGAACGAAGTAATCGACTGAGACGTCTGACTGGTGGTCGTTTTGCTATGTATAGATACGCTTCCCGTTTATGATATCACCCATACGATTCGCGCACTTATCGCAGCTCGTTGCGAGACCACGTTGTCCTGGGACCAGTTGCGGTCGCCCCAGATCTCTCAGTTTCTGGTAAAACCAATCCAGCAACAGATTAGAGCGTTTCACTTTTCTCGGGCTACGCTATATGCCTTGTTAACTAACTGTTTGCAATTCAACAAAGAAGTCCATCTTAACCCCGGCAATAGTGGCACAAGCCAGACCAGGGCCATGGTGAGTGAGCTTCTTGCCATTAAGTTGTTGAGAGAGTATACCACAAGAGAGTTGATTGATGCTCTCTCCTACGagtttttccctctccaggGCCAGTCGCTGCCCGGGGGCTCCCAACAGCCCCCGGGCTGGACCCCTACCGCAGGGAACAAGCGGCTGCCTGGGGTAGCCCGCATTTCGTGCCTCGAGGTAGCGATCCGCGCCCAGGCGAAGCGGTTCCTGTCCCACCCGCTTGTCGTACAACAGCTGGAGGCAATTTGGGCGGGCACAATCGTTTTCCATTCGGCTGCAGACTATCTCCACCGCTCACCGACACGAGTCAGTCACAGCGCAGGGCCGACGTATGGTACTACCGTCACCGCTACCACACCCAACCCGTTTGCCGGCAAGTTAAGCCCCAGATCGGCTGAGCTGCGCCGCTCAGTCACCCTATATGACCCGAGAGATGCCTCCCTGTTCAAACTCTCTAGGTTGAGGGTTCCTCGCTATAGGCAGTTTCTCTCGACGCTGTCGTTTGCGGTATTACTGGCATTGTTCCTCGCAGTTCTAGACCAGCGGCGTGTGCATATTAGCGCCCTTGAGGTTGTCTTCTGGTTCTGGAGCGCAGGCTTCATgcttgatgagcttgttggTTTTAACGAACAGGGCTTCAGTTTGTATCTCATGAGCTTCTGGAACTTATTCGACCTCGGTatattgtttcttcttttctgctACTATTGCTTGCGGCTGTATGGTGCCTTCATGCCGTTCACCCGTAAGCAAGCAGTCGCCGATCAGGCGTATGATATCCTGGCTGCAAACGCTGTTCTCCTCTTCCCTCGACTGTTCTCGATCCTGGACCACTACCGCTACTTCTCACAGCTGCTTATCGCGTTCAGGATCATGGCTTCCGATCTGGTAGCCGTATTTTTCTTGATTATAATTGCATGCAGTGGCTTCTTTGTCGCTTTTACCTTGTCATTCGGCAGTGGCGAAGATCGTTCGCCTGGATCAATAGCGTATGCTTTGTTCCAGATGCTGATGGGGTTCACGCCGACTGCATGGGCACTCTGGAACGATTACAATACATTGGGGAAGATGATTTTGACTGTGTTCTTGTTCATTTGTCATTTTGTTGTTGTGACCATTCTAATCACTGTCCTCACCAACTCCTTCATGGGTATTGTGCAGAATGCCAACCAAGAACATCAGTTTTTGTTTGCTGTCAACACCATCTCCATGGTTAAATCGGATGCCCTATTCTCTTACGTGGCGCCAACCAACATCATCGCTTGGATAATAACACCTTTCCGTTATGTGATGCCCTTCAGACAGTTTGTACGCGTCAACCGTACAATTATTAAGATTACCCACCTGCCCATCCTATTCACCATCTGCTTCTACGAGAAAATGATCCTCAGCTCCAAAGTGATTGAACCTACAGACCTGGTTGATTCTCAGACTCGCGCCGCTACTTCGGCTCGGACACGTGGCCCTCGGCATAGTCGCTTCAAGGCTTTCAGTTCTAGGGCTCCTCGACTTGTTCGGGAGCCCTCTGTGGCAACTTATCAAAAGGATCGTGCGTTGGAAGAGGTGTTTCGACGGCCGTTCCACGGAGAGACCATGGAACCTGTAAGGGAGATCGATCAAAGAAAGACCAACAAAATCGTCAAAAATTGGATGCAAACCATGGGTCCTGGTCCGGCCAATCCTCCCGATGAGCAGGACTCGGACGAAGTCAGCCAGCTCGAAAAAAGA
This window harbors:
- a CDS encoding aspartate carbamoyltransferase gives rise to the protein MPHSAGHEEVALPSSPLTGGAVSYNQINKELQPLPSMDLTSGAVIPPASSRVRGGSGKLFALELEDGTVYQGYSFGAEKSVAGELVFQTGMVGYPESVTDPSYRGQILVVTFPLVGNYGVPSRETMDELLKTLPKYFESTEIHIAALVVATYAGEDYSHFLAESSLGQWLKEQGVPAMHGVDTRALTKRIRQKGSMLGRMLLQKSDETLEEAPVDKDSWRSYFEQTEWVDPNKKNLVSEVSIREPRLFSPPEDVALKHPSGRPVRVLCLDVGLKFNQLRCLLARGVEVLVVPWDYDFPTLAGKDYDGLFVSNGPGDPATLTTTVNNLSKTLKEARTPVFGICLGHQLIARSVGAQTLKMKFGNRGHNIPCTSMVTGKCHITSQNHGYAVDSTSLPEDWEELFVNANDGSNEGIRHTSRPFFSVQFHPESTPGPRDTEYLFDVFINSIKDTLTSPEAINNPVTFPGGTMEENIKASPRVSVKKVLILGSGGLSIGQAGEFDYSGSQAIKALKEEGIYTVLINPNIATIQTSKGLADKVYFLPVNADFVRKVIKHERPDAIYVTFGGQTALQVGIQLKDEFESLGVKVLGTPIDTIITTEDRELFARSMDSINEKCAKSASASNLEEALRVVEDIKFPVIVRAAYALGGLGSGFANNMEELKDLCTKAFAASPQVLIEKSMKGWKEIEYEVVRDARDNCITVCNMENFDPLGIHTGDSIVVAPSQTLSDEDYNMLRTTAVNVIRHLGVVGECNIQYALNPFSKEYCIIEVNARLSRSSALASKATGYPLAFIAAKLGLGIPLNEIKNSVTKVTCACFEPSLDYCVVKIPRWDLKKFTRVSTQLGSSMKSVGEVMSIGRTFEEAIQKAIRSVDFHNLGFNETSALMSIKGELQTPSDQRLFAIANAMAAGYSVDDIWKLTQIDKWFLSRLKGLSDFSKLMSTHNATTVPRPLIRQAKQLGFSDRQLAKFLSSNELAIRRMRVEAGIIPIVKQIDTVAAEFPSVTNYLYLTYNASEHDVAFDDKGIMVLGSGVYRIGSSVEFDWCSVRTIRTLREQGYKTVMVNYNPETVSTDYDEADRLYFENINLETVLDIYQLESSSGVIMSMGGQTPNNIALPLHRLNVRILGTSPEMIDGAENRYKFSRMLDRIGVDQPAWKELTSIEEATGFCDKVGYPVLVRPSYVLSGAAMNTVYSEHDLASYLNQAAEVSREHPVVITKYIENAKEIEMDAVALNGTMVGHFISEHVENAGVHSGDATLILPPQDLDPETVRRIEEATRKIGNALNVTGPYNIQFIAKDNDIKVIECNVRASRSFPFVSKVMGVDLIEMATKAMLGVPFQEYPPVSVPKDYVGVKVPQFSFSRLSGADPVLGVEMASTGEVASFGRDKYEAYLKALLSTGFRLPKRNVLFSIGSYKEKLEMLPSIRKLHQIGFNLFATSGTADFLKENGVPVKYLEILPGQEDELKSEYSLTQHLSNNLIDLYINLPSSNRFRRPANYMSKGYRTRRMAVDYQTPLVTNVKNAKILIEAIARHYDLAVQTIDYQTSHRTVTLPGLINVAAFVPGLMTPGSKDFERVTKASMAAGFSMVRVMPVGIDASVTDARALKVAQQNAQNASFCDFNFSVVATSTNSEQIGQVTGDVGSLFIPFNHLSGNISKVAAVTSHFGAWPSSKPIITDAKSTDLASVLLLASLHSRNIHVMSVSSKEDITLIALSKEKGLKVTCDVSVFSLFLSQEDYPECSFLPSAEDQKALWEHLSTIDVFSIGSTPFQLAGEKASPEVGIAETLPLLFTAVSEGRLTIQDIIARLYENPKKIFELHDQVDCSVEVEVDRPYLFQNAHAWSPISGKSVKGSVQRVTFQGKTSCLDGEITSDAPKGTDMSAHRIVPASPSVKAMSPLVQARPEGIDGRLSVAGTPARPSRRALDQAPAVGELGPPLYPTVSQTSSPLHEMLSRSTFRQKHVLSVGQFTRADLHLLFTVAQEMRLGVQRQGVLDVLKGRVLCTLFYEPSTRTSASFDAAMQRLGGRTIAISTEHSSTKKGETLQDTLRTLGCYGDAVVLRHPDPASTEVAAKFSPVPVINGGNGSVEHPTQAFLDLFTIREELGTVTGLTITFTGDLRYGRTVHSLIKLLQFYDVRVQLVAPKDLSLPEEVRQQVIASGQLVVESEELTPEIVARSDVLYSTRVQKERFADLEQYERLKNSFVIDNALLKHAKSHMVVMHPLPRNAEIAEEVDFDQRAAYFRQMRYGLYCRMALLALILAP
- a CDS encoding cation channel family transporter codes for the protein MLASLLRPKKRRVYAERSPFSSPYTTRDLPWPFLQRGSEEAQYEEIRGNDDADEDVDDGEEDESGDEDDGPFESSPLLPIFSASHLDTLPVYDITHTIRALIAARCETTLSWDQLRSPQISQFLVKPIQQQIRAFHFSRATLYALLTNCLQFNKEVHLNPGNSGTSQTRAMVSELLAIKLLREYTTRELIDALSYEFFPLQGQSLPGGSQQPPGWTPTAGNKRLPGVARISCLEVAIRAQAKRFLSHPLVVQQLEAIWAGTIVFHSAADYLHRSPTRVSHSAGPTYGTTVTATTPNPFAGKLSPRSAELRRSVTLYDPRDASLFKLSRLRVPRYRQFLSTLSFAVLLALFLAVLDQRRVHISALEVVFWFWSAGFMLDELVGFNEQGFSLYLMSFWNLFDLGILFLLFCYYCLRLYGAFMPFTRKQAVADQAYDILAANAVLLFPRLFSILDHYRYFSQLLIAFRIMASDLVAVFFLIIIACSGFFVAFTLSFGSGEDRSPGSIAYALFQMLMGFTPTAWALWNDYNTLGKMILTVFLFICHFVVVTILITVLTNSFMGIVQNANQEHQFLFAVNTISMVKSDALFSYVAPTNIIAWIITPFRYVMPFRQFVRVNRTIIKITHLPILFTICFYEKMILSSKVIEPTDLVDSQTRAATSARTRGPRHSRFKAFSSRAPRLVREPSVATYQKDRALEEVFRRPFHGETMEPVREIDQRKTNKIVKNWMQTMGPGPANPPDEQDSDEVSQLEKRPQRPRHFSRRRLTRSLRDFTESNRSVVSNPEDHVTYIASSPATPRAGRDFMASTRRRQLSRHTGMEGDDELTSDGHEDQSNGKSSDDEDTPKDESPGKATPKFYSSRPSTAKVKSRRNSPVRRVKHHSRSYSGATMLYRPLSTTSNGEETEAPTIPVRSRAETPDHADWAARSTSADRWAMRRHSTDGRSRNVTMPISNPMSVPEFGHFLAPGPRYSERGPDPILHGLGSDIGDNKAIASGFVGGAPSSLTTQMAYATGGMRRPDSSHSSQDILSKLVLARMNNIEEGFREVIREMKDLRREGTSRSQSGPDESKGNQREKKRTEKKGKKPNPRSRRSKTGSEEQSSDATSEASQRRIIR